AATTTTATAAACTCCAGTTACACAAAACTTCGCAACAACTTGTGAGATACATTAGTATAAATAAATTCAAAACTTTTAACATTCCTTGATGTAacaaattattatttttatagTAACATCAAGTACTAAATGTCTACAAATTCCTAACATATTTATCCCCAAATAGAACATTAAAGTAGCAAACAATGCAACTATAACAACAACCTATCTAAACAAGACAATCTGTATAGGTGGAATTTCTTAACATACTTCAGTAAATCTATAAATTCTAAAATAATACCACGTAACAGAGAAAATAATTGCTTACAGTATAATTTTTTTAGCCTTTTATCATGTTTTAAATATCCAGGGATATTCAGGACATCACAAGAAACTTTCTGTTTTTAAACAACAAGTCATAAACTTGCAAACTGAGCATGATAAAGGCTAAACCTGGCACTTTAATGATATCAAATATACAAAACACCGTCACTACAATAGCATTAATCATGTaagcacacaaaaagcaagaAGATAAATATTTGggtgtctcccaacaagcgcttttttaatgccttttagctaggcatgaagGATTGCTTCTCGTTTTCTCATCATCACTTTCTGAAAGTTCCCTCGGTGAGAAAGTTGCCCTTTTCTCTTATAATGCTATCCTAATCATAACACTTCAAGGTATGAAATCAAGTTTTTAGTTGACTAATAATAGGATGCTCACTAATCATTTTTAGTTCAACTCCTCCTTAGAAGATGATGAATTAGATTGTTGTACCTTAGGAACATAAATAAACATCAGACTTTTGTCTATAGTGTAACTCCTATTAACTTTTATTGAAACAATAGTTGTCCGCAAAGTGTCTATCACTTCTGCTAACTTATCTATTCTTGAGGGTTGATGATCTATTTTGTGTAGGTTGAAactcttgttctaaatatttcaTTATCTTAAGAGCCTCACCTACTGGGGATCCAAGTGACAATTAAtattggatcggagggagtagcacCATTATGTGAATTGTCATATTATTCTCTATGATATCCAATCTCCTCACGAGGTGTTCAAGAGTAAATTTAGATTCATCGGTTGTTTATTGGTGGTGATCCTACTACACTTTCTATAGCATTAAAGGCATCAAGAGTATTGCTACTCAAAAAGCTACCTcccatttttttaatttttttggatTAGTTTGAATTACTCAAAAAGCTACCTCCCGTTATAATGTCAAGCAGGAATCTATTCCATAAAGTTGCACCAATGTAAAAATTCCTAATGAGCACCATAGTAGATTTTTATGGATTGTATACCAAGAATCTTTTAAACTTTCACCACCCCTTTGTTTAAAGTGAAGGGCTTCTAACTCAGGAGAAGTACGTGAAATTGAAGAACTAGACATGATATAACGAGCTAAAACAAAAATTACTACTTGCTGcaatttttgtgtgtgtgtgtgtttttatGATGTTATTGAAAAAAGCAGAAAAGCAAAATAATAAGCAACAAAAAGTAACCAAGCAAAATTCTGCAGCCTTGTTCAGAAAATAATGTTACATAGGAGTATTACCAAAGAAAGGAAAACTGCATTTCACTCCAAGTGTGCACTAGTACCCCGGAAATATCTGCCGACGTGCCGCGTGATTGGTCCACACCAGGCCCGGCGCGTCACGACCGATCGGGGCGGGGTTGGTGGCGGCGCGAGAATCGAAAACCCTAGACGCTCCCCGTCCGAAAATATCTCCCCCCGCGCGAGCGAGTCAGGAGGGGCGACCCAATCGTGCGTGGGCTGGCCCAGAAAGCCAGAGAGCCGCTCCTCGAGCCCATCGCGCGAAAATATCTCGCCCCAGCCAGCCAGATCGCCCGATCCTTATCCCGCGACGCGCCCGCGCGCCGTCCGATCGGATCACGACGGCCGGCGCGGCGCCGCGCGCGCTATAAAAGGGGCGGGTAGGGCAACCTTGACTCCTCGTGCTTTCTCAGGGGTTGGCTTCTCCTCCCCACTCAGTCCTCGGTTCCCGGTCCGGTTCGGTTCCGTTCGGTTCGTTAGGGTTTAGTAGCGGGGAAGAGGAAGGCATGGCGGACGTCGAGTACCGCTGCTTCGTGGGCGGCCTCGCCTGGGCCACCGACGACCAGTCCCTCCAGAACGCCTTCTCCAAGTACGGCGACGTCATCGACTCCAAGGTACCGATCCCCCGTCTCCTCCCCCGATCCGCCCGATAGATCTCTAAATTCGTAGGTGGATCTGTGGTGTTGTGCTTGCGGAACCCTGGATCTGACGGGTTTGGTGTGTTTTGGCGGTGCAGATCATCACTGACAGGGAGACGGGCCGTTCCCGCGGGTTCGGGTTCGTCACCTTCGCGTCGGACGAGGCGATGCGCCAGGCGATCGAGGCCATGAACGGCCAGGACCTGGACGGCCGCAACATCACCGTCAACGAGGCCCAGTCCCGCcgctccggcggaggcggcggcggcttcggcggcggcggcggcggcggcggctacggcgGCCAGCGTCGtgaaggaggaggcggcggcggctacggcggcggcggcggtggctacggaggtggccgcagcggcggcggcggtggctacggcagccgtgagggcggcggcggctacggcagcggcggcggcggcggcggctacggcggcagccgcggcggctccggcggcggcaacTGGAGGGAGTGAATGGTGGGGCCGCTCGCTGGCCAGTTATCCTAGTTACCGATCCTTTTTTTACCTGTCTACCAAAAGTGTTATCGCTCGCCTCCCGAGTACCCTAGATCTCGCTCCATCGCGTAGGTTCCGAGATGTTCTGGCTACCGTTAGATGTGACGCCGCTACCGTTCCGTGTTACCTGTTCCGTCCCCGTTGGCTATGAATGAAATGAAAAATCAGAGCAAAGTTTGTTCGCATATGATGCTTCTCGCGGAAGTGCAAGTTTGTTCCTTTTTCTGTTTGTGCCGTGAACGCTTTACCTTGCCGCTGGATGATATTTTGCTGCACCCACTAGGGCCATGTTTTGGTGCAGATTCGGTAGCCCCTGAATTCGATTGGCGCGACCGGGGCGTGCTCCTCCTTGTTAATGTTCCCCAGTATTGTTTAAATTCTCTTCGTTCATGTTTCCCGAATTTGTTGTTGGATGTATCCAGACGAATCTAACAAATTTGGGCCGGAGGTAATTTGCCTGTGCCATCTTCCGTCCACCCCTTCCAGATTCAGAGCAAAATGTTAGATTTCTTGCGACACAGGGTTTAATTGATtcgtgtttgtgcgtgtctgtttGTGTTTTACATAGAGGGCACACATGATTTCTAATTGAAGTATTCAGTATAAGGATTTCTGATACTTCAGTCAAATAGTGCAACCTTGTTTAGTCATCAGTGATCAACATCAGATTCATCAGATCAACTATTTGGACAAGGAGCATGCTCCAATAGAAGTAGTGTTTGAATACGTGGACCTCAAAATTTGTTGGGTGCTAAATATCTGGATATGAGATGACTTGAAAATGGACAACTACGACTGGTCCAGTACGCATGAGAGCTCAACGCTTACTTTAGATGTTTACTTTTGAGAGTAAAACTGAGGGTGGTCGTACTCTTGCCACCGTCTCCACCGGCCAGCTGCCGGCGTCCCCGGCGTCGACGCCTACACCCTTGACGGGGCCAGGTCAGGTGGCCACTCCCGTGCGTTCTGGTTGGGGGGGCTGGCTTGGATGCTTCGGAAGGAAGCTCGTGGGGAAACATTGGGAGACTGGCACCGGGCGCCGCCGCTCGCCATCTTCAAATGCCTTCCGTCGGCCCGGTTCCAATGCTCGGCTGGCTCCGGGATCGATCCTTTCGGTGGCTCGTCAAAGGTCATCATGCCCGTTCTTGCAGGGACCCAATTCGGTGCACAGGATGCCTTCGTTTCGGCCACAAAGTGCGTTTTTGTCATGCTCAACACTGCTCCGATCTAACTACGAAGCCGCGTCGTGATGCTGCAACACCTACCCAACCGCCTGCATCGGAGGTTGATGCAAGACCAGTTGATGTGCAATTGCAACCCATCCTAGCGGAGGAGACCGAGCTACTTCGCACTGAGCTGCGCGATTGCCTTGCGCGAGTTGGGAGTGTTTTGTGGAGAGCGGAGGCTGCTCTCGCTGAACTAGAGGTTGTGCCGGTTGTGTCCTCGCTTCCTGAGCTTCAGATTGGGTCTCCTGTTGGGGAGGAAGCAAGCCTCTATGGACATTTCTCCCCTGGTGCTACATCATGTTCGCCGATGCCTGTGCTGCTCACTGACCCTGGGTGTGTAGTCATCGGTGAGGTCATGGCTCCAGTGCTGCAAATTATGCCTGAGCTACAGGAGCGTTGTGGGGAGCCTACTTCACCTCTTTCAATGGTGCTTCCGAAGGAGATGGGATGGGTGGTGTCTGTGGGTGGCGAGGCTGATGAGGTAGGTGCGATGGCACCTATCTCTGGGGCGCAACTACAGGGTTTGCCTCTGCCATGTGTGCAACCGAAGGCGCCTGAGTCCATCGTGTTGGTGGTACCCGTGGCTGAGCATGTTAATGCAGTGGTGTCTGTGAGGGACAAGATTGATGAGATTCTATTTGAGATATAGGTCAGCAGCTTACTCACACGTTTGGAGGCGGTCAACCCTGGATCTGGCAAGATGATTATGGAGAAGGCTCTCAGGAGCAAAACTAAGAAGAGTGGTGCCACAAGAAAGGCGTCTGTAGCTGCTTGATGGATGATTATCAGTCTATTGGGCGGTCCATATGGCCTGGCGTGGGTTTGGAGGTGTTTGTGGACTTCGGCGGAGGTGCTCTCGT
This genomic window from Aegilops tauschii subsp. strangulata cultivar AL8/78 chromosome 4, Aet v6.0, whole genome shotgun sequence contains:
- the LOC109738768 gene encoding glycine-rich RNA-binding protein blt801, whose product is MADVEYRCFVGGLAWATDDQSLQNAFSKYGDVIDSKIITDRETGRSRGFGFVTFASDEAMRQAIEAMNGQDLDGRNITVNEAQSRRSGGGGGGFGGGGGGGGYGGQRREGGGGGGYGGGGGGYGGGRSGGGGGYGSREGGGGYGSGGGGGGYGGSRGGSGGGNWRE